A stretch of DNA from Rhodococcus sp. NBC_00297:
ACGCGCCAGCCTTCATCAGCGAGCAGCGCAAGACGGGCCTTGTCGTGTCGGATGCTATCGGGCGTTCCGTGGAATTCGTCGCCGTCGTATTCCACCGCGAATCGTCGTGCTGGCCAAGCGAGGTCGAGATAGAAGATGCCGAGTCCGTGCATCACGGGCCACTGCAACTCGGGTGCCGGAAGGTGGCCGTCGTGCAGCACCAGGCGAGTCTCCGACTCCATCGGTGAGCCGGATCTTCGGTCGACGAGCGGTGCGAGGCGGCGGACCTCGACGATGCCCCGCCGCCCCCGTTGCGCATCGACTGCTCGTTCCAGCGATCCGGGTCCGCAGCCCACCCGGGCCGCGGCGTCGAGAACGGCGAGCGCGCGACCAGGGGCACGTTGCCGTGCGACCTCGACAGCAGTCCAGGCGGGCTCCACGACGAGTCGGGTGCCGATCTCCATGAGCGGCGCACCCCGCCGCTGATGCACCACTACCCCTGGTCTGCTCTCGATGCGCCGATCGTCGGGCTCCACCACATGTAATTGCTGCGTCTGGTCGACGTCGAAACCGTGCATCGCCGCCGCCGTGTCCATGGATGCGGCAACCCGCGTTCCGAGCTCGATGCTCAGAGCGTCGAGTCGCGCCGAGACAGGGAGCGTTCCGACCGCGTACAGCCCGTGCCGTACGCGAGTCAGCTGACGAGTGTGCACCAGCCACCGCACGCGGCTCGGGGACATGCGTCGGAGGAGATCGGTCGTGTGCAGGAAGCCGCCGTTGGCTCTCATTGCGTCGACGAGTGTGGGGTCCATGGCGCAGACCGTCACGAGCTGCACCGACAGGCGCCGCGTCGATCGAGCAACTCGCCAGTGCCGTGGGGATGACGGGGTGCCTGTGGATGAAGCGTGACCAAGCCCCGGCGAGTACGTCGAAAGTGCTGCGGCGAGCGCCGAGATCACGGCACTTTCGACGTACTCGCGGGGCATTGACGGGACTACGTGCGCTGAGCCTCGCGGGTCGCGGGGTGCACGGCGATCAATCCCAAGCCTTGCCGACGCCGACACAGCGCGGCGAGTTCGGTGTAGACGTCCTTGCCGAGCAGCTCCGTCAGCTCTGGCGCGTACGACTGCCAGACCGCCTTCGAGCCGACGTGTGCGTCGGGGGAGGCGGTGCAGTACCAACTGAGGTCGGCGCCGCCCTCACCCCAGCCGCGTCGGTCGTACTCGCCGACGACGGTCTGCAGGATCTCGACGCCGTCGGGGCGGGTCACCCAGTCCTGGGTGCGGCGGATGGGCAGCTGCCAGCAGACGTCGGGCTTCACCTCGAGGGGTTCGACGCCGGTGCGCAGCGCCATCCGGTGCAGTGCGCACCCGATGCCGCCCTCGAAGCCCGGTCGGTTGAGGAAGATGCACGCACCCTTGTACTTGCGGGTGCGCAGCGCCTGCTCGCCCTCGAGGTCGTCGACCTCCACGAAGCCCTTCTTGCCGTGCCCCTTGTCGAAGAACTGCCAGTCGTCCGGCGTGAGCATCTCGACGGAGGCGACGAGCTTGGCGTGGTCGTCGTCGTCCGACAGGAACGCTCCGTGCGAGCAGCACCCGTCGTCGGGCCGATCCGGCACCGTTCCCTGGCACGCGGCGGTACCGAAGACGCACGTCCAACTCGACAGCAACCACGTCAGATCCGCACGGACGACGTGCTCGGGGTTGGTCGGATCGACGAACTCGACCCACTCGCGCGGGAAGTCCGGCGCCACCTCGGGTGCGGGATCGAGTTTGTGGGTCGCCGCGGGTTCCAGCACGTCCGCGGGCCGTCCGGTGGCCTCGCCCGACCGCCGTCCGGCCTCGTCGCCCACGCTCGTCGTCTGCTTTGCGGCCCGGCCGGCCTCCGGCCTACCCGCCTTCTCAGCACGTGTCACAAGCCACGACGCTAGACCCAGTACGGTGTTCCCTGTGCGGTTAGGGGTGCTCGACGTCGGAAGCAACACGGTTCATCTGCTCGTGGTCGACGCTCACCGCGGCGGTCACCCGACACCGATGAGCTCCACCAAGGCTGCCCTGCGCCTGGCGGAGAACACCGACGACGCCGGTGACATCACCCAGTCCGGCTCCGATCGACTGGTGCGGACGGTCGCCGACTTCTCGTCGATCGCCACATCGTCGGGCTGCGGCGAGCTCATGGCCTTCGCCACGTCGGCCGTCCGCGACGCACGCAACTCGACCGCCGTGCTGAACCGAGTGCGTGACGAGACCGGCGTGAGCCTGCAGGTTCTCTCCGGCGAGGACGAGTCGCGACTGACGTTCCTGGCCGTGCGTCGGTGGTACGGCTGGAGTGCCGGGCGCATCCTCGACCTCGACATCGGCGGCGGATCCCTCGAGCTCAGCACCGGGATCGA
This window harbors:
- a CDS encoding DUF559 domain-containing protein, with translation MDPTLVDAMRANGGFLHTTDLLRRMSPSRVRWLVHTRQLTRVRHGLYAVGTLPVSARLDALSIELGTRVAASMDTAAAMHGFDVDQTQQLHVVEPDDRRIESRPGVVVHQRRGAPLMEIGTRLVVEPAWTAVEVARQRAPGRALAVLDAAARVGCGPGSLERAVDAQRGRRGIVEVRRLAPLVDRRSGSPMESETRLVLHDGHLPAPELQWPVMHGLGIFYLDLAWPARRFAVEYDGDEFHGTPDSIRHDKARLALLADEGWRVLQITSDDVRREPDVLVGRVRRLLAA